In Cryptococcus gattii WM276 chromosome A, complete sequence, one genomic interval encodes:
- a CDS encoding Hypothetical Protein (Similar to TIGR gene model, INSD accession AAW41898.1) codes for MSSYSLLVGGYRPNYSLISFDPSSAQLKVIYNCPAPENASWVEPASLSEEKDGSRIFYSLSESQGKAVSLKVDGEEVAVTSERDTHGGACHVHVMKDRSGIAVANYLGGSIIFFPITSDFTLSSSSASPLLKFPLIYEEQQQTAPNPERQDTAHCHQIIEGNEGTLYVPDLGNDRVWVVWREGESGLSVKGWCQAPPGSGPRHACISNDGKHLYVLTELSNSLLTFHLSDPTYPIIPHPDSQLNVIPPSVPEEYHKYMNAAELVAHPVHPVLYASNRLEMDLSESTKGAFRHSVTGDAVAIATLTSDGKLDNVQHVRTGCNAVRAMQLSPDGKFVALAGQNGGGMEIWTVGDDGKTWALICRDEKLEGITDVAWL; via the exons ATGTCCAGCTACAGCCTTTTGGTTGGCGGTTATAGGCCTAACTACTCTCTCATCTCTTTTGACCCTTCTTCCGCTCAGTTGAAGGTTATTTACAATTGCCCTGCTCCAGAGAATGCCTCTTGGGTTGAGCCAGCCAGCTTGTCtgaagagaaggatggatCAAGGATCTTCTATTCTCTGTCTGAGAGCCAGGGCAAGGCTGTGAGCTTGAAAGTcgatggagaagaagtggCAGTGACCAGCGAACGAGATACTCATGGGGGCGCTTGTCATG TTCACGTCATGAAGGACAGATCAGGTATCGCCGTTGCCAAT TATCTAGGAGGTTCTATCATTTTCTTCCCCATCACCTCCGACTTCACTCTTTCTAGCTCATCAgcatctcctcttctcaaATTCCCCTTAATTTATGAAGAGCAGCAGCAGACTGCTCCCAACCCTGAGCGTCAGGACACCGCCCACTGTCATCAAATTATAGAGGGTAATGAGGGGACTTTATATGTTCCCGATCTAGGCAATGATCGGGTCTGGGTAGTATGGAGAGAGGGGGAGAGTGGACTAAGTGTCAAGGGCTGGTGTCAAGCGCCTCCGGGCTCTGGCCCTCGCCATGCCTGTATTTCAAACGATG GCAAACACCTTTATGTGCTCACGGAACTGTCCAACAGCCTTTTAACATTCCACCTCTCCGATCCAACTTACCCCATCATCCCTCACCCTGACTCTCAGCTCAATGTGATCCCTCCATCCGTTCCCGAAGAGTACCACAAGTACATGAATGCCGCCGAGCTGGTTGCACACCCAGTCCACCCAGTCTTATATGCCTCAAACCGCCTTGAAATGGACCTTTCGGAATCCACCAAAGGAGCGTTCAGACATTCAGTAACAGGCGATGCGGTGGCTATAGCAACTCTTACCTCTGATGGCAAGCTTGATAATGTTCAACATGTGAGGACCGGATGCAATGCTGTCCGTGCAATGCAGCTTAGCCCTGATGGCAAATTTGTTGCTCTTGCCGGGCAAAATGGAGGTGGCATGGAGATCTGGACTGTCGGTGACGACGGCAAGACATGGGCTTTGATCTGTAGAGATGAGAAGCTCGAGGGTATAACGGACGTAGCATGGTTGTAA
- a CDS encoding Hypothetical Protein (Similar to TIGR gene model, INSD accession AAW42017.1), whose translation MARDPPSSLSSTELRDISFTPTAIRPARITIIHPQLRDLILPLSRGRVLYPRGLNIDEIRWLPNAEDDDEAPKPSDRNGPGNTRTVFKLDFAANCLVSNSNIFACGGQHGELFVSSIPQPNNYIPERFHVAPKIKPFKISTNLPHSRSINNSIIIPPSWPKEWARQSVERKIGYIGRGSRSWEEIERGDSFTGKAEKGEWVTRRVRPRNDTHTGSENGYDDAHALPDFDDEDDDIYDLEKDNLSSSPATYPNTLPIRYVSSHLATNFSQKSETKDKMRRHQYSEEPRLVISNNDRTVKFFALPLQDDNAHQLVEEGYPHYGIPSLARFPHPANFRPSVLPLEELMELNGPPLDFPDTLRFEPSIREIDLGMSEDGRPSLALYDVVATEYATNILGGDQNRLARQILDGYRDRELARGGRGLDRTEQRQLVREDSFGDLLDYSRYGRYRNLAGNSSPRQSPEQQSRGWTRITSRARDDEDDEIEDGLRWPTLDYSQKQTRTLRAICSTQFDVAANHSSLSPDLRYLVSVGDSTDVNLFEVINEGRDLRKIAVYNAATDAGFSSSWSKDGRKFAVASQDGQVTVWDHRSSRPLAIFQTSPTSTHSSPSFMHDISASHSGGNTTSPGSRHSSGSGNWERWESATRSEMILRDPVTGIPRTGSSTSGKEAARVVKFSPEGSSRDLLVFTEEESNIHIIDARTLTTHVVVPVPHVPNATTSPEVLRRPRKGVEGGTWGISGVAFDPTGDFLYSGTESTVVEWDVRRLGNHGGTWSMR comes from the exons ATGGCCAG AGATCCACCATCCAGCTTGAGCTCCACGGAGCTTCGTGATATCTCATTCACGCCGACTGCGATACGCCCGGCTAGGATCACTATAATCCATCCCCAACTACGGGATCTGATCTTACCTCTATCCCGTGGCCGAGTGCTCTATCCCAGGGGACTTAATATTGACGAAATCAGATGGCTCCCAAATGCtgaggacgatgatgaagcCCCCAAACCAAGTGACAGAAAT GGCCCTGGAAATACAAGAACAGTCTTCAAGTTGGATTTCGCCGCCAACTGCCTTGTGAGCAA CTCGAACATTTTCGCTTGTGGCGGCCAGCACGGGGAGCTCTTTGTTAGCAGTATCCCTCAACCAAATAACTATATCCCAGAACGTTTTCATGTCGCCCCAAAAATTAAACCCTTCAAGATATCGACGAATCTTCCTCATAGCCGCTCGATCAACAATTCCATTATAATTCCCCCCTCATGGCCCAAAGAGTGGGCTCGCCAATCAGTAGAAAGGAAGATTGGCTATATAGGGCGTGGCTCTAGATCTTGGGAAGAGATCGAAAGGGGTGACAGCTTCACGGGGAAAGCAGAAAAAGGAGAATGGGTGACCCGAAGGGTCCGACCCAGAAATGACACGCATACGGGCTCGGAAAACGGATATGATGACGCACATGCTCTCCCTGACTTcgatgatgaagacgatgaTATATACGATCTCGAAAAGGACAatctttcatcttcccctGCGACATATCCGAACACATTACCCATCCGATATGTCAGCTCTCATCTTGCCACCAATTTCAGTCAGAAATCCGAGACCAAAGATAAGATGAGGCGACATCAATACTCAGAAGAGCCAAGGTTGGTAATCTCAAACAATGACCGCACTGTCAAGTTCTTTGCACTCCCTCTGCAAGATGACAATGCGCATCAGTTAGTTGAGGAGGGCTATCCCCATTATGGAATTCCTTCTCTCGCTCGATTCCCACATCCAGCCAACTTCCGTCCCAGTGTGTTACCACTGGAAGAATTAATGGAGCTGAATGGCCCGCCCTTGGATTTTCCAGATACCCTGCGGTTTGAGCCCAGTATAAGGGAAATAGACCTTGGCATGTCAGAGGATGGTAGGCCCAGTCTAGCTTTGTATGATGTGGTTGCCACTGAGTATGCCACCAACATCTTGGGCGGTGACCAGAATCGCTTGGCGAGGCAAATATTGGACGGATATAGGGATAGGGAGCTGGCAAGGGGAGGCAGAGGATTGGATCGCACGGAGCAGCGCCAGCTGGTTCGGGAGGATAGTTTTGGAGATCTTCTGGATTACTCAAGGTATGGAAGATACAGAAATCTCGCGGGGAACTCTTCTCCACGTCAGTCGCCTGAACAACAATCAAGAGGCTGGACAAGAATTACAAGCAGAGCTAGAGATGACGAAGACGACGAAATCGAAGACGGATTACGCTGGCCGACATTAGACTATAGCCAAAAGCAGACAAGAACTCTACGCGCCATATGCTCTACCCAGTTCGACGTGGCTGCGAATCATT CGTCTCTATCCCCCGACTTGCGTTATCTCGTCTCTGTGGGCGACTCCACAGATGTCAACTTGTTTGAGGTCATTAATGAAGGAAGGGATCTACGAAAGATTGCAGTGTATAACG CTGCCACAGATGCAGGGTTTTCGAGTTCTTGGAGTAAGGATGGACGCAAATTTGCTGTAGCCAGTCAAG ATGGCCAGGTAACTGTATGGGACCATCGTTCCTCTCGACCGCTGGCAATATTTCAGACATCTCCAACTTCCACTCAttcatctccttcatttATGCACGACATCTCTGCTAGTCATAGTGGGGGTAATACAACATCTCCTGGATCGCGTCACTCCTCAGGATCGGGAAATTGGGAAAGATGGGAAAGTGCTACGAGAAGTGAGATGATTCTGAGAGACCCAGTGACAGGAATACCAAGGACTGGTAGCAGCACTTCAGGAAAAGAGGCAGCTAGAGTTGTCAAATTCAGTCCAGAAGGAAGTAGCCGGGATCTGTTGGTGTTTACTGAG GAAGAATCCAACATACATATCATTGACGCTCGGACATTGACAACACATGTTGTTGTCCCTGTGCCGCATGTACCGAACGCGACGACCAGTCCTGAAGTTCTCCGCCGACCTCGAAAAGGCGTTGAAGGCGGTACTTGGGGTATATCTGGAGTAGCATTCGATCCCACTGGTGATTTCTTATACTCAGGGACGGAGAGCACTGTAGTGGAATGGGATGTCAGACGACTGGGAAATCATGGAGGGACATGGTCCATGAGGTGA